The following is a genomic window from Streptomyces lincolnensis.
CCACGCGCAGATCGCCCGCACCGAGCTCGGCGTCACCCAGGTGACCATCAGCCCGGCCGACACCCAGGTGGGCAGCGCCGGTTCGACGTCCGCGTCGCGGCAGACGTACGTCACCGGCGGCGCCGTCAAGAACTCCTGCGAGCTGGTCCGGGAGAAGGTCCTGGAACTCGGGCGCCGCAGGTTCGGCTCCTACCACCCCGCCTGGGCCACCGCCGAACTGCTCCTGGAGGGCGGCAAGGTCGTCACCGACGGCGGCGAGGTCCTCGCCGACCTGGTCGACGTACTCGAAGGGGAGGCCGTCGAGGTCGAGGCCGAGTGGCGGCACCGGCCCACCGAGGCCTTCGACCTGCGCACCGGCCAGGGCAACGGCCATGTGCAGTACTCCTTCGCCGCGCACCGCGCGGTCGTCGAGGTCGACACCGAGCTCGGGCTGGTCAAGGTCATCGAGCTGGCCTGCGCGCAGGACGTCGGCAAGGCGCTCAACCCGCTGTCCGTCATCGGCCAGATCCAGGGCGGCACGACCCAGGGACTGGGCGTGGCCGTCATGGAGGAGATCATCGTCGACCCCAAGACGGCCAAGGTCAGGAACCCCTCTTTCACGGACTACCTGATCCCCACCATCCTCGACACGCCGACCATCCCCGTCGACGTGCTCGAACTCGCCGACGACCACGCGCCGTACGGGCTGCGCGGTGTCGGCGAGGCACCCACCCTGTCGTCCACTCCGGCCGTCCTCGCGGCGATCCGGAACGCCACGGGGCTGGAGCTGAACCGCACGCCGGTACGCCCGGAGCACCTGACGGGAACCGCGTAACACCCCTGTTCGTCTCGGGCCGTCCCCCGGGTCGTGTAATCCCAACCCCCTCTGAAACTTGGGAGACGGCACCATGACCCAGCAGTCCCTGGAGCCGACCACCGTCGCCGACGACGCGGGCGAAGGCACCCGCGTCCCGGCCGGCAGGTCCTGGCTCGACCGGTACTTCCACATGTCCCGGCGAGGATCCACGCTCGCGCGTGAAGTGCGCGGCGGCGTCACCACCTTCATGGCGATGGCGTACATCCTCCTGCTCAACCCGCTGATCCTGTCCGGCAAGGACGTGGCGGGAGCCACACTGGGTCAGCAGGCCCTGATCACCGCGACCGCTTTCGCGGCGGCCCTCACCACACTGCTGATGGGCTTCTTCGGCAAGGTGCCGCTCGCGCTCGCCGCCGGACTGTCCGTCTCCGGGGTCCTCGCCTCGCAGGTCGTGCCCGTGATGACCTGGCCGCAGGCCATGGGCATGTGCGTGATGTACGGCGTCGTCATCATGCTGCTGGTCGTCACCGGCCTGCGCGAGATGATCATGAACGCCATCCCGCTGGCCCTCAAGCACGCGATCACCATGGGCATCGGCCTGTTCGTCGCCCTGATCGGCTTCTACAAGGCCGGCTTCGTCCACCGGGGCGAGGCGACCCCGGTCAGCCTCGGCCCGGCCGGTGAACTCGCGGGCTGGCCCGTGCTGTTGTTCGCGCTGACCCTGCTCGCCATCTTCATGCTCCAGGCGCGCGGCGTCCCCGGCGCGATCCTCATCGGCATCCTCGGCGGCACCGTGCTCGCCGTACTCCTCAACACGCTGGACGTCATCGACCCGAAGCAGTGGGCCGGCGGGGCGCCCGAACTGCACGGCAGCGCGGTGTCCATGCCGGACTTCTCGCTCTTCGGCCACGTCGAGTTCGGCGGCTGGGGCGAGGTCGGCGCGATGACGGTCGGCATGATCGTGTTCACGCTGGTCCTCGCCGGGTTCTTCGACGCGATGGCCACCATCATCGGCGTCGGCACCGAGGCGAAGCTCGCCGACGACAAGGGCCGGATGCCGGGCCTGTCCAAGGCGCTGTTCATCGACGGCGCGGGCGGAGCGATCGGCGGGGTGTCCGGCGCCTCCGGCCAGACCGTGTTCGTCGAGTCGGCCACCGGCGTCGGCGAGGGCGCCCGCACGGGCCTGTCCTCCGTCGTCACCGGCCTGTTCTTCGCCGCCTGTCTGTTCTTCACCCCGCTCACGGCCATCGTGCCGGGCGAGGTCGCCGCCGCCGCCCTCGTGGTGATCGGCGGGATGATGATGACGAACGCGCGGCACGTGGACTGGGCCGACCGGGCCACCGCCATCCCCGTCTTCCTCACCGTCGTGATCATGCCGTTCACCTACTCCATCACCGCGGGCGTCGCCGCCGGAGTCATCAGCTACACCGCCATCAAGGTCGCCCAGGGCAAGGCCCGGGAGATCGGGGCGTTCATGTGGGGCCTGACCGCGATCTTCTTCGTCTACTACGCCCTCAACCCCATCGAGAGCTGGCTGGGCGTGCACTAGCGCTCACGGGAAAGCCGTTCCGTACACCGCCGTCAAGGAGACCGAGACATGCTGGACATCGCCGAAGAGCTCGACCGGTGGGTCGAGCAGGGACGCGACTTCGCCGTCGCCACCGTCGTGGCCGTCGGAGGCAGCGCGCCCCGCGGGCCCGGCGCCGCCCTCGCGGTGGACGCCGACGGCACGGCCATCGGCTCGGTCTCCGGCGGCTGTGTGGAGGGCGCGGTCTACGAGCTGTGCCGACAGGCCCTGGCGGACGGCGAGCCGGTCCTGGAGCGCTTCGGCTACAGCGACGACGACGCCTTCGCCGTGGGCCTGACTTGCGGCGGCGTCATCGACATCCTGGTCACCCCGGTCCGGGCCGGCGACCGGGTCCGTACGGTGGTCGCGGCCGCGCTCGAAGCCGCCGCGCGCGGGACGGCGGCGGCGCTGGCGCGGATCGTCTCCGGCCCGGCGGACCTCGTCGGCCGGGCGATGCTGGTCCGCCCCGACGGCTCGTACGGCGGCGGCTTCGGCGCCCATCCCGAGCTGGACCGCACCCTCGCCGCGGAGGCCCGCGCCTTCCTGGACGCGGGCCGCACCGGCACGCTGGAGATCGGCGAGCGGGGATCGCGCTGCGGTTCCCCGCTCACGGTCCTCGTGGAGTCCTCCGTCCCTCCGCCCCGGATGATCGTCTTCGGCGCGATCGACTTCGCGTCGGCTCTCGTACGGGTCGGGAAGTTCCTCGGCCATCACGTGACCGTGTGCGACGCCCGCCCGGTGTTCGCCACGCGGGCCCGCTTCCCGGAGGCCGACGAGATCGCCGTCGAGTGGCCGCACCGGTACCTGGAGCGCACGGAGGTGGATGCCAGGACCGTCCTGTGCGTGCTGACGCACGACGCCAAGTTCGACGTACCGCTGCTTCGGCTGGCGCTGCGCCTGCCGGTGGCGTACGTCGGCGCGATGGGCTCGCGCCGGACCCACCTCGACCGCGCCGAGCGGCTGCGCGAAGTCGGCGTCACCGAACTGGAGTTGGCCCGCCTGCGGTCCCCGATCGGACTGGACCTGGGCGCCCGGACGCCCGAGGAGACCGCCCTGTCCATCGCCGCGGAGATCGTCGCCGCCCGGCGCGGCGGCAGCGGCGTCTCCCTCACCGGCGCCCACACCCCGATCCACCACGACGGGACGTCGCTGCCGCCGAGGCGGATCGGGTCGGTGGCCTGAGCGGACGCGCAGGCGCGGTCCGAGGTCTGCCGAGCCGTCGCGCGGCCCGCTCACGGTTGTCGCAGCAGGCCGTTCAGCGCGCGCCCGAACACATACCGGGCCGGGGGGCCGAGCAGGGGGTCGAGGAAGCGGGGGAGCGGGCGGGCCCGGAGTTCCTCGCGCCAGAGCACGCGCGACCTGCCTCCCGGACCGGGCCGTACCTCGATCTCGGCCCAGCCCGTGACGACCCGGCCGCGTTTGTCGAGACGGCACAGGCCCGGGAGGTCGTCCGTGGGAGGACGCCACACGGTGACCTCCATGCGGTCGTCGAAGGCGAGAGGGCCGATGCCCGAACGGGCCACGAAGACCGTGCCCTCGCCCGTCGGCGGAGCGGTGATCACGGTGACGCTGGTCAGGGGCACCACCGTGCCGTGGCGGGGCCACTGCGTGAGGCGGCGCCACGCCTCGTCGAGGGGGAGCGGTGCCGTGCGTTCGAGCAGGAAGGTGACCACAGAACGATCGTAGGGAATCCGGCCTGCTCAGCGGCTTCTTCGTATACGGCTCACACACTTGGCCCAGGCGGGTGTGGGCGGGTGTGCGTACCACCGCTCAGCACGGTTACCCGATCCGGGACACCAGTGCAGGCGAGAGTGAGGAGAGCCCCGTGAGTGGATCCGCACCGCGTCGGGCGGCGGCCACCGGCAGCACCGGATCCGTGCCCTACGCCGTCGTCGTCCCGACCCTCGTGCGCGACACCCTCGCCGACTGTCTCGCGGCGCTCGCGGCGGCCACCGGACCGGCCCCGCAGGAGATCGTCCTCGTCGACGACCGGCCCGATGCCGACCTCGGCCCGCTGGAGCACCCGCTGAGCGTCCTCGGGGAGCTGCGCGACCGCACGACGGTGGTCCCGGGCGGCGGACACGGGCCGGCCGCCGCCCGCAACACCGGCCTGCGCGCGGCCGCCTCGCCCTGGGTGGTCTTCCTCGACGACGACGTCCAGGTCGGCCCGCACTGGTGCGAGCAGGTGGTGCGGGACCTGGCCGACGCGGGCCCGGACACCGCGGGCGTCCAGGGCGTCATCGCCGTACCGCTGCCCGGGGAGCGCCGTCTCACCGACTGGGAGCGGGAGACGGCGGGCCGGGCGCGGGCCCGGTGGACCACCGCCGACATGGCCTACCGCACGGAGGTCCTGAAGCGGGTCGGCGGTTTCGACGAACGCTTCCGGCGGGCCTGGCGCGAGGACACCGACCTCGCCCTGCGGGTCCTCGACGCCGGCTGGCGCATCCAGCAGGGACGACGCACCACCCGTCACGCCGTGCGCCCCGCCGGCCGCTGGGTGTCGCTGCGCGTCCAGCGCGGCACCGCCGACGACGCCCTCATGCGCCATCTGCACGGCCCCGGCTGGTGGGAGAAGGCGGTGGCGCCGCGCGGCCGGCTGCGCGCCCACCTCACGACGACGGCCGCGGGTGCCGCCGCGTGCGCCCTGGCGGTCGCGGGAGCACGGCGGGCCGCCACGGCCGCCGCCCTCGGCTGGGCCGCCGCCACCGCAGAACTCGCCCGGGAGCGCATCACCGCCGGCCCCCGCACCCGGTACGAGGTGACCACCATGCTCGCCACCAGCGTGCTCATCCCGCCCACGGCGACCTGGCACTGGCTGAGCGGACGATGGCGGCACCGCCACACCCCCGCCTGGCGGGAGGTGGCCGTATGAGCCGGGTGAAGACGGTGCTGTTCGACCGTGACGGGACGCTCGTCGAGAACGTCCCCGACAACGCCGACCCCGACCGGGTCCGCCCCGTCGCCGGTGCCCGCGAGGCGCTCGGGATGCTGCGGCTGCACGGGGTCCGCACCGGGTTCGTCACCAGCCAGCCCGGCATCGCGCGCGGACTGCTCACGGACGCCGACGTCCGGCACGTCGACCGCCGGGTCGACGAACTCCTCGGCCCCTTCGACGTGCGGGGCGTCTGTCCGCACGGCCCCGAGGACGGCTGCCACTGCCGCCCGCCCGAACCCGGCCTGATCCTCTGGGCGGTCGGACGCGTCTGCACGGCCCCGTCGGACTGCGTGGTCGTCGGCCCCCTCGGTGCGGACGTCGAGGCCGCGCACCGGGCGGGCGCCCACGGGATCCTCGTACCGACACCCGAGACCCCGGCGGAGGAGACGGCCCGCGCGGACCATGTGGCGCCGGACCTCCTCACCGCCGTGCGCGCGGTGCTGAAGGGGCCGCCGCGAGGACACGTCCTGGCCGACGAGCGGCCGATCGAGACGGCCTACGACACCGGCCCCGGCGGCACCGGCGCCCGCCGTCACTCGGCGTAGAACGTGGCGTCCGCCCGGTCCGTGGCCGTACCCGGGCTCTGCACGTACAGCAGGTACTCCCAGTGCCGGAGGTACCGGCCGGGGTAGTTGGACGCCTCGTAGGAGACACCCGCGGAGTCCGACAGTCCGGCGCGCCGGAAGAAGCTCGCGTCGGCGGCGAACCGCGCCGTGCCGTCGTTCCTCACCACCCGCACCTCGAAGTTGTCGTGCCGCAGGTAGTAGCCGGGGAAGTTGGCGGACTCCAGGGACACCGTGCCGTTGCCGGACAGGCCGGGGACGGTCCGGAACTGCGAGTCGGCGAGCGGGGAGACGTTCGCGTCGATGCGGGCGCGGTACTCCCAGTGCCGCACGAAGCGGGTGGGGAAGTTGTACGACGACAGCCGCTGCGGGGTGACGCCGTCGGCCACCGGGATACCGAAGTCGGGGGTGCCGTCGGCCTTCCAATACAGCTTCTGGACGCGGGTGCGGCGGTTCGGGTCGTTGAGCGGGTCGCCGCTGATGTCCTTGTAGTTGCGGTCGTGGTAGACGAGGACGTCGCTCTTGCCGTCCTCGGAGACGGTGAAGGAGTTGTGGCCCGGGCCGTACTGGCCGGTGGCCGCGTTGCTGGTGAAGACGGGAGTCGAACTCTTCGTCCAGTTGGCGGTGTTGAGCAGGTCCGCGCTCGCGGAGGCGGACAGCAGGCCGAGGCAGTAGTTGCTGTCGGTGGCGCTGGCCGAGTACGACATGAAGACCTTGCCGCCGCGCTGGATCACCGCCGGGCCCTCGTTGACCTTGTACCCGACGGTCTCCCAGGAGTAGGTGGGCCGTGACAGCATCACCGGAGTCCCGGTGATCGTCCAGGGGTTGGCCATCTTCGCGAGGTAGATGTCCGTGTTGTTGTTCACCGACGGGTCGCGCTGCGCCCAGGACAGATAGCGGACCCCGTTGACCACGAAGGTCGTCGCGTCCAGGGAGAAGCTCTCCCACTGCGTCCTGATCTGGCCCTTCTCGGTCCAGGCCGCGGTCAGCGGGTTGGCGCCGGTGCCCTCCAGGACGTACATCCGGATCGCCCACACGTCGTTGGTGGCGCCGGCGGCGAAGTACACGTACCACTTGCCGTCGATGAAGTGGATCTCCGGCGCCCAGATGTGCGCGCCCATCACCCCGCTCGCGTGCTTGGTCCAGATCGTCGTCTCCGGGGCCGTCGACAGGCCCTGGATGGTCGTGGCCCGGCGCAGCACGATCCGGTCGTACTCGGGGACGGTCGCGGTGAAGTAGTAGTAGCCGTCGGTGTGTTTGAAGATGTGCGGGTCGGCCCGCTTCTCCGCGATCGGGTTGGTGTACGTCACCGCCGGGGAGGCGGGCACGGCGGCCTGGGCGGCGGGCCCCGGGCCGACCAGACAGGCGGCGAGCGCGACCAGCGCGGCCAGGAGCAGGCGAACTGCGGTGCGTCTCAAGGGAGTTCTCCAGATCGGACGGGGAGTCATCGGAGGGGGAGCGACCGGGCGGTCGGTAGAGGGGAGTGATCAGGCGGTCGGTAGTGGGGATGATCAGGTCGTGGGGACGAGCCGCCACTGCTGGCAGGTGTTGTTCAGCCAGGTCCACTGCCGTACGTCGGTCCCGTCGGCCGTACCGCAGTTGGCGACGTCCGCGACCTTGCCGCTGTTCTCGTTCACGATCCGGACGTGGTCACCGGTGGCCGTGTGCACCAGCCGATAGCGCTGGCACTTGTTGTTCAGCCAGGACCACTGGCGCAGATCGGCCCCGTCGGCGCTGGAGCAGTCGGCCCCGTCCAGCACACCGCCGGTGGCCACGTTGACCAGGCGGCTGGTGTCGTCGCCGAGGTCCTCGACCTTCCACTTCTGGTTGGCGCCGCCGGTGCAACTCCACTGGAAGACGTTCGTGCCGTTCGCGGTGTTGCCGCCCGCCACGTCCAGACACTTGCCGCTGTTGCGGTTGACCAGGGTGTACGCCGTCGGCGTGGCCGCCGTCTCGCCGGACGGGCCGGGGAGCGTCGTCCCGAGCGCGACCGGGGTGCCGAAGTTCGGGGTGCCGTCGGCGTTCCAGGTGAACTCCTGGGCGCGGGTGGTGCGTCCGTTGCCGCAGCCGCCGTTCGCCGCGGAGTTGGCGTGGTAGACGATCCAGTTCTCGGTGCCGTCCGGCGAGGTGAAGAAGCCGTTGTGGCCGGGGCCGTAGACGCCGCTCGCGTCGCTGCGCTGGAAGACGGGGGTCTGCTTCTTCGTCCAGGAGGCGGGGTTGAGCGGGTCGGAGCCGGTCAGCTCCAGCTGGCCGAGCTTGTAGTCGGCGGTCTGGCAGGAGCTGGCGGAGTACGTCAGGAAGGTGCGGCCGTCGTGGTAGAGCGGCTCGGGGCCTTCGGTGACGGGGCTGCCGGACCGCTCCCAGTCCAGGGTCGGGCTGGAGATGACCGTGAAGGTGCTGCTCGCCAGGGTGTACGGATTGCTCAGCGGCGCGATGACCAGGCTCTGGGTGCTGCCGTTGACGAACCCGCTGCCGAGCAGATACAGCCTGCCGTTCGCCTGGAGCACGCTCGCGTCGATCAGCCAGCCACCCGGGGTGAGGTTGGACCCGGTCAGCGAACCCTTGTAGGTGTACGGTCCCATGGGGTCGGTGCCCGCGCTCTCCAGCACATGCGTGCGCTGCGAGTCGCAGCAGGCCACACCGCTCTGCCCGGCCGAGTAGTACACGTACCAGTGGCCGTTGAACAGGTGCATCTCCGGCGCCCAGATGTTGGTGTTGCGCGTCGGGGTGGTGTCCGCATACACCTGCACGCCGGCCGCGGTGGCGAGGCCCGCCAGGGTCGGGGACTTGCGGATGCCGAGGATCCCGGTGAACGTCGTGGTGATCAGGTAGTAGTTGCCGTCGTGGTACTGGAGCCACGGATCGGCGCCCTTGAACGACTTCACCGGGTTGGTGAACGGACGGCCGTCGGCGGCGACGGCGGGCTGGGTCGTCGCCGACACCAGGGCGATGAGTACGGTGATGAGACCGACGAGTAGCCGACGCATGGGCGACCGTCCTGTTCGTGATATCGAACGCGGTTCGTGAATTCGGTCAGAAGATAAGCGGAGGGCATGCCCCCGTCAACGGTTCCGTCACGCGCGCTTCACACGGGCGATGCTCAGCGTGTTCGCGGTGACGATCGCGCCGATGCCCGCCCACTCCGTCCAGCCGAGGTCCTGGCCGAGGCCGAGCCGCCCCACGACGGCGGCGAGGACCGGGTTGACGCTCATGAACAGGCCGAAGGCCTGGGCCGGTACATGGCGCAGGGTGAACAGGTCGGCCAGGTACGGCACCGCGGAGGACAGCACCCCGGCCGTCACCGCGTATACGACGGCCACCGCGCTCGGCGGCTCGCGCAACACGAGTACCGCGCCGACCGGCAGGAACATCACCGCGGAGAACGCGGCGGCCGCGGCGGAGCCCTGGGCCCCGGGCACCCGCCGGCCGACCGTGCGGTTGAGCAGGATGTACGACGCCCAGCAGGCGGCGGCGAGCAGACCCAGGCCCATCCCGAGATAGTCGGCCGAGGGGCGCGGCCGCAGCAGCGTGACGACACCCGCGGCGGCGATCAGCGCGCAGCACAGGTCCACGCGGCGGCGCGTCGCGGCGAGGGCGACGGTGAGCGGGCCTAGGAACTCCAGGGTCACCGCGAGCCCGAGGCCCACGCGGTCGACGGCGCTGTACAGGGAGAGGTTCATCGCCCCGAACACCAGGCCGAGCAGCAGGACCGGCCACCACTGCCGCCGTGTGAAGGACCGCAGTCGGGGCCGTCCCACCGCCAACAGGGCGAGTGCGGCCACGTATTGACGGACCGCCACGACTCCCACCGGGCCGAGGACGGGAAAGGCCAGAGATCCGATCGCGGCCCCCGTCTGGTTGGACAGACCGCTGGCGACCATGGTGACGACACCGGCGAGACGCCCACGGACGGGTGCCGTCGCGTCGACGGCGGCCAGGGCGTCGGCCGCGGAGGGCGAGCCGGCTTCGGGGGAGGGCGACGCGGGAGTGGAGGAGGGTGAGCCGGCTGCGGGGGAGGGCGAGGCGGACATACGCCGATCGTGCGGCCCGTCCCTCGCATACGCACAATGCGTACACCGGTCCATCCATACGCTGTACGCATGCATGATGTGGAGCTCAGACAGCTGCGCTGCCTCGTCGCGATCGTCGACGAGGGCACCTTCACCGACGCGGCCATCGCGCTCGGCGTCTCCCAGGCGGCCGTGTCCCGCACCCTGGCCTCGCTCGAACGGGCCCTCGGCGTACGGCTGTTGCGCCGCACCTCACGGGAGGTGACGCCGACCGCGACCGGGCAGCGGGTGCTGGCGCAGGCCCGGCGGGTGCTCGGCGAGGTGGACGACCTGGTCCGGGAGGCCACCTCGGGCCACACCCGGCTGCGGATCGGCTACGCCTGGTCCGCGCTCGGCCGGCACACCTCCGCGTTCCAGCGCCGCTGGGCCCAGACACATCCCGGCACCGATCTGCACCTGGCCCGGACCAACTCCGCCACCGCCGGTCTCGCGGAGGGCGGCTGCGATCTCGCCGTGGTGCGCAGGCCGTTGGACGACCGCCGGTTCGACTCCGTCATCGTCGGCCTGGAACGGCGGTTGTGCGCCCTGGCCGCCGACGACCCCCTGG
Proteins encoded in this region:
- a CDS encoding EamA family transporter, which gives rise to MVASGLSNQTGAAIGSLAFPVLGPVGVVAVRQYVAALALLAVGRPRLRSFTRRQWWPVLLLGLVFGAMNLSLYSAVDRVGLGLAVTLEFLGPLTVALAATRRRVDLCCALIAAAGVVTLLRPRPSADYLGMGLGLLAAACWASYILLNRTVGRRVPGAQGSAAAAAFSAVMFLPVGAVLVLREPPSAVAVVYAVTAGVLSSAVPYLADLFTLRHVPAQAFGLFMSVNPVLAAVVGRLGLGQDLGWTEWAGIGAIVTANTLSIARVKRA
- a CDS encoding D-glycero-alpha-D-manno-heptose-1,7-bisphosphate 7-phosphatase, whose amino-acid sequence is MSRVKTVLFDRDGTLVENVPDNADPDRVRPVAGAREALGMLRLHGVRTGFVTSQPGIARGLLTDADVRHVDRRVDELLGPFDVRGVCPHGPEDGCHCRPPEPGLILWAVGRVCTAPSDCVVVGPLGADVEAAHRAGAHGILVPTPETPAEETARADHVAPDLLTAVRAVLKGPPRGHVLADERPIETAYDTGPGGTGARRHSA
- a CDS encoding NCS2 family permease, which translates into the protein MTQQSLEPTTVADDAGEGTRVPAGRSWLDRYFHMSRRGSTLAREVRGGVTTFMAMAYILLLNPLILSGKDVAGATLGQQALITATAFAAALTTLLMGFFGKVPLALAAGLSVSGVLASQVVPVMTWPQAMGMCVMYGVVIMLLVVTGLREMIMNAIPLALKHAITMGIGLFVALIGFYKAGFVHRGEATPVSLGPAGELAGWPVLLFALTLLAIFMLQARGVPGAILIGILGGTVLAVLLNTLDVIDPKQWAGGAPELHGSAVSMPDFSLFGHVEFGGWGEVGAMTVGMIVFTLVLAGFFDAMATIIGVGTEAKLADDKGRMPGLSKALFIDGAGGAIGGVSGASGQTVFVESATGVGEGARTGLSSVVTGLFFAACLFFTPLTAIVPGEVAAAALVVIGGMMMTNARHVDWADRATAIPVFLTVVIMPFTYSITAGVAAGVISYTAIKVAQGKAREIGAFMWGLTAIFFVYYALNPIESWLGVH
- a CDS encoding family 43 glycosylhydrolase; this translates as MRRTAVRLLLAALVALAACLVGPGPAAQAAVPASPAVTYTNPIAEKRADPHIFKHTDGYYYFTATVPEYDRIVLRRATTIQGLSTAPETTIWTKHASGVMGAHIWAPEIHFIDGKWYVYFAAGATNDVWAIRMYVLEGTGANPLTAAWTEKGQIRTQWESFSLDATTFVVNGVRYLSWAQRDPSVNNNTDIYLAKMANPWTITGTPVMLSRPTYSWETVGYKVNEGPAVIQRGGKVFMSYSASATDSNYCLGLLSASASADLLNTANWTKSSTPVFTSNAATGQYGPGHNSFTVSEDGKSDVLVYHDRNYKDISGDPLNDPNRRTRVQKLYWKADGTPDFGIPVADGVTPQRLSSYNFPTRFVRHWEYRARIDANVSPLADSQFRTVPGLSGNGTVSLESANFPGYYLRHDNFEVRVVRNDGTARFAADASFFRRAGLSDSAGVSYEASNYPGRYLRHWEYLLYVQSPGTATDRADATFYAE
- a CDS encoding Immediate-early protein 2; this encodes MVTFLLERTAPLPLDEAWRRLTQWPRHGTVVPLTSVTVITAPPTGEGTVFVARSGIGPLAFDDRMEVTVWRPPTDDLPGLCRLDKRGRVVTGWAEIEVRPGPGGRSRVLWREELRARPLPRFLDPLLGPPARYVFGRALNGLLRQP
- a CDS encoding family 43 glycosylhydrolase; the protein is MRRLLVGLITVLIALVSATTQPAVAADGRPFTNPVKSFKGADPWLQYHDGNYYLITTTFTGILGIRKSPTLAGLATAAGVQVYADTTPTRNTNIWAPEMHLFNGHWYVYYSAGQSGVACCDSQRTHVLESAGTDPMGPYTYKGSLTGSNLTPGGWLIDASVLQANGRLYLLGSGFVNGSTQSLVIAPLSNPYTLASSTFTVISSPTLDWERSGSPVTEGPEPLYHDGRTFLTYSASSCQTADYKLGQLELTGSDPLNPASWTKKQTPVFQRSDASGVYGPGHNGFFTSPDGTENWIVYHANSAANGGCGNGRTTRAQEFTWNADGTPNFGTPVALGTTLPGPSGETAATPTAYTLVNRNSGKCLDVAGGNTANGTNVFQWSCTGGANQKWKVEDLGDDTSRLVNVATGGVLDGADCSSADGADLRQWSWLNNKCQRYRLVHTATGDHVRIVNENSGKVADVANCGTADGTDVRQWTWLNNTCQQWRLVPTT
- a CDS encoding LysR family transcriptional regulator; this encodes MHDVELRQLRCLVAIVDEGTFTDAAIALGVSQAAVSRTLASLERALGVRLLRRTSREVTPTATGQRVLAQARRVLGEVDDLVREATSGHTRLRIGYAWSALGRHTSAFQRRWAQTHPGTDLHLARTNSATAGLAEGGCDLAVVRRPLDDRRFDSVIVGLERRLCALAADDPLARRRSVRLADLAGRTLLIDRRTGTTTPELWPADARPRTEETHDVDDWLTLISTGRCVGVTAESTADQYPRRGIVYRPVRDAEPIAVRLAWWRDEAHPATQAVVELLTALYRTG
- a CDS encoding glycosyltransferase family 2 protein, giving the protein MSGSAPRRAAATGSTGSVPYAVVVPTLVRDTLADCLAALAAATGPAPQEIVLVDDRPDADLGPLEHPLSVLGELRDRTTVVPGGGHGPAAARNTGLRAAASPWVVFLDDDVQVGPHWCEQVVRDLADAGPDTAGVQGVIAVPLPGERRLTDWERETAGRARARWTTADMAYRTEVLKRVGGFDERFRRAWREDTDLALRVLDAGWRIQQGRRTTRHAVRPAGRWVSLRVQRGTADDALMRHLHGPGWWEKAVAPRGRLRAHLTTTAAGAAACALAVAGARRAATAAALGWAAATAELARERITAGPRTRYEVTTMLATSVLIPPTATWHWLSGRWRHRHTPAWREVAV
- a CDS encoding XdhC family protein: MLDIAEELDRWVEQGRDFAVATVVAVGGSAPRGPGAALAVDADGTAIGSVSGGCVEGAVYELCRQALADGEPVLERFGYSDDDAFAVGLTCGGVIDILVTPVRAGDRVRTVVAAALEAAARGTAAALARIVSGPADLVGRAMLVRPDGSYGGGFGAHPELDRTLAAEARAFLDAGRTGTLEIGERGSRCGSPLTVLVESSVPPPRMIVFGAIDFASALVRVGKFLGHHVTVCDARPVFATRARFPEADEIAVEWPHRYLERTEVDARTVLCVLTHDAKFDVPLLRLALRLPVAYVGAMGSRRTHLDRAERLREVGVTELELARLRSPIGLDLGARTPEETALSIAAEIVAARRGGSGVSLTGAHTPIHHDGTSLPPRRIGSVA